In Bremerella cremea, a genomic segment contains:
- the recR gene encoding recombination mediator RecR — protein MAQLTESVVRLIDQLSKLPGIGRKSAERVAYHLLRVPTDEALGLADAIRDVKQNVRYCAQCFNLSEGELCTVCQDPQRDASLLCVVEQPRDLIALEQSGVFPGLYHVLLGRIAPLEGVGPDQLTIEALVNRVAQGGIREVIMATNPTTEGDGTALHISSLLAEYPVKLTRLARGVTAGSVLEFANKEVLADALTGRQSL, from the coding sequence ATGGCACAGCTGACAGAATCGGTCGTTCGATTGATCGACCAGTTGTCGAAACTACCTGGTATCGGCCGCAAAAGCGCCGAGCGGGTTGCCTATCACCTCCTTCGTGTCCCTACCGACGAGGCCCTGGGGCTGGCCGATGCGATTCGCGATGTGAAACAAAATGTCCGGTACTGCGCTCAGTGTTTCAACCTTTCTGAAGGGGAACTCTGCACCGTGTGCCAAGACCCCCAACGCGACGCATCGCTGTTGTGCGTGGTAGAACAACCTCGCGATCTGATCGCTTTGGAACAGTCAGGCGTCTTTCCTGGTTTGTATCACGTGCTACTAGGCCGGATCGCTCCGCTGGAAGGAGTCGGGCCCGATCAACTCACAATTGAAGCCTTAGTCAATCGCGTTGCCCAAGGGGGCATTCGCGAAGTGATTATGGCCACCAATCCAACCACCGAAGGGGACGGCACAGCACTGCATATTTCCAGCCTGCTGGCCGAGTACCCCGTAAAATTAACCCGTTTGGCCCGAGGCGTAACCGCCGGAAGCGTTCTCGAATTCGCCAACAAAGAAGTCCTGGCCGATGCCCTTACCGGTCGCCAGTCACTTTAA
- the dnaX gene encoding DNA polymerase III subunit gamma/tau encodes MAEQNTSPDYLVVARRYRPQSFEELVGQQRVAKALGNAIARNRVGHAYLFTGARGVGKTSSARIFAKALNCVKGPTSTPCNVCEICQSVTAGEDVDVLEIDGASNRGIEEIRQLRANINVRPSRARFKIYIIDEVHMFTKEAFNALLKTLEEPPDHAKFIFCTTDPERIPITVLSRCQRFDFGGILPDDIVGRLRHIVDTENVPAADEALKLIARRANGSMRDSQSLLEQILAFGDAEITVESVHRLLGTADNQQVVDLAGQILACDTASALQSVNSVFTEGVDPGQLLEQLLRLFRDLMVLGSGGSPDLLQSLPPGSVDEGTALAQKAGVAKLLAAVQCLDDTLVRLHRSTYGQVLTEAAVVRLCQLDDLDSLGSLIATLKEGGLPAKSAPAAAPSIPQKKTTESVVTPPPAPATIPIRPQPARPAPPTPEPPPQPPIGEASPPSNAPKLVLTEKNVKSVWHQITEELPGLVGDCARKSHAIAISGPKHLVVDFFTTYNSAVDTLRRPKSQEDLEKAFLAVCGEAYQIEFRTMEDPNAGRDPNSQMSPQRAVQEGRVRARLLAEQEPIVQRAMELFDAEVTGVREPDA; translated from the coding sequence GTGGCAGAGCAAAATACGTCACCCGATTATCTCGTTGTCGCTCGGCGATATCGCCCCCAATCGTTCGAAGAATTGGTGGGTCAACAGCGCGTCGCCAAGGCATTGGGCAACGCCATCGCGCGCAACCGGGTCGGCCACGCGTACCTGTTTACCGGGGCCCGCGGTGTGGGGAAGACCTCCTCTGCGCGGATCTTCGCCAAAGCCCTAAACTGCGTCAAAGGCCCCACTTCCACACCTTGCAACGTGTGTGAAATCTGCCAGAGCGTAACCGCCGGCGAAGATGTGGACGTGCTCGAAATCGACGGTGCCTCGAATCGCGGTATCGAAGAAATCCGCCAACTACGAGCCAACATCAACGTCCGTCCCAGTCGGGCTCGCTTCAAGATTTACATCATTGACGAAGTCCACATGTTCACCAAGGAAGCGTTCAATGCGCTGCTGAAAACCTTGGAAGAACCGCCTGACCACGCCAAGTTCATCTTCTGCACAACCGATCCGGAACGAATCCCGATCACCGTTCTGTCCCGCTGCCAGCGGTTCGATTTCGGAGGAATTCTGCCCGATGACATCGTCGGCCGTCTCCGCCATATCGTCGATACCGAAAACGTCCCGGCTGCGGATGAAGCGCTCAAGTTAATCGCTCGTCGGGCGAATGGTTCGATGCGCGATAGCCAATCGCTGCTGGAACAAATCCTGGCGTTTGGCGATGCCGAAATCACGGTTGAATCGGTCCACCGCTTACTAGGAACCGCCGACAACCAACAAGTGGTCGACCTGGCAGGCCAAATCTTGGCTTGCGACACCGCCAGCGCGCTGCAATCGGTCAATAGCGTCTTTACCGAAGGGGTCGATCCTGGCCAACTGCTCGAACAACTTCTCCGGTTGTTCCGCGACTTAATGGTCTTAGGGAGCGGTGGATCGCCTGATTTGCTGCAATCGCTTCCCCCTGGTTCGGTCGACGAAGGGACCGCGCTGGCCCAGAAAGCAGGCGTCGCCAAGCTACTCGCCGCCGTGCAGTGCCTCGACGACACCCTCGTGCGGCTACATCGCAGCACCTACGGCCAAGTGCTGACCGAAGCAGCCGTCGTGCGGCTTTGCCAGCTGGACGACCTGGACAGCTTGGGCAGCTTGATTGCGACCTTGAAGGAAGGTGGCTTGCCGGCGAAAAGTGCCCCAGCCGCTGCCCCTTCGATACCGCAAAAAAAAACGACTGAATCAGTCGTAACGCCTCCGCCGGCCCCGGCCACGATCCCCATTCGTCCCCAGCCAGCCAGGCCGGCACCACCAACGCCAGAACCGCCCCCGCAACCGCCGATAGGGGAAGCTTCTCCCCCATCAAATGCCCCTAAACTCGTTCTAACCGAGAAGAATGTCAAATCGGTGTGGCACCAAATCACCGAAGAGCTACCTGGCTTGGTCGGTGATTGTGCCAGGAAATCGCACGCCATAGCAATTTCTGGGCCAAAACATCTAGTCGTTGATTTTTTTACAACGTATAATTCGGCTGTCGACACTCTGCGGCGGCCTAAGAGCCAGGAAGACCTCGAAAAGGCATTCCTAGCCGTTTGTGGTGAAGCGTATCAGATCGAATTTCGGACGATGGAAGATCCCAACGCCGGACGCGATCCGAACTCGCAAATGTCACCTCAACGTGCCGTGCAAGAAGGCCGTGTCCGAGCGCGACTATTGGCCGAACAGGAACCGATTGTCCAAAGGGCGATGGAACTGTTCGACGCGGAAGTGACCGGCGTACGGGAACCCGACGCCTAA
- a CDS encoding YbaB/EbfC family nucleoid-associated protein, with translation MFKNLANIAGIMQQASQVGKEMKAMQEELRNKRVKGSAGAGLVEAICTGHGELVSINIDPKLIADGDKDLIEELIPQAVNEAQAKGKELHQEMMQSVTSGLNVPGLDAALSQFGQ, from the coding sequence GTGTTCAAAAACCTTGCTAATATCGCCGGCATTATGCAGCAGGCCTCGCAAGTCGGCAAAGAAATGAAGGCCATGCAGGAAGAGCTGCGCAACAAGCGTGTGAAGGGCTCGGCCGGGGCCGGTTTGGTCGAAGCAATTTGCACCGGTCACGGCGAACTGGTCAGTATCAACATCGATCCGAAACTCATCGCCGATGGCGATAAGGACCTGATCGAGGAACTCATTCCTCAGGCCGTCAACGAAGCCCAGGCCAAAGGGAAAGAGCTGCACCAAGAGATGATGCAATCGGTCACCAGCGGGCTAAACGTCCCCGGCTTGGATGCCGCCCTGAGCCAATTCGGCCAGTAA
- the rpoN gene encoding RNA polymerase factor sigma-54, with amino-acid sequence MRMSFGLEQKMVQKQVLAPRMIQSMEILQLPVLALQEKIEQEMNENPMLEVQEQEASDLDENRREEPEARAESEQEFVVEEGKDNVDDFERLLEMDQQYPDTFDERPQRSSGQMEDDAERRMDALANVQSRPETLQDHLEHQLSELSIEPQLREWSERIISSLDSNGYLTTSLEDLMPADADDELKELAMDALHVVQSLEPAGVGARDLRECLLLQIDPSRMFFEELRVLIMNHLEDLRDNRLPQIQKATGFSIERIQAAWSELRRLDPKPGSIYNDAHVANVIPDLILDIDEEGNYVVQAEDRDIPQLRISNYYRERLSSPTATREEKEFIKRKLNAAQWLIDAIIQRQNTLSRVAQAIVDYQKDFIENGPEHITPLKMQQIADQVGVHVTTVSRAVDDKYIQTPRGIFPLKQFFAGGTVNEAGEEVTWDQIRLRLQEVIDTEDKAKPLSDDDLVKKLKDDGLNVARRTVTKYRKKMGIPSSRQRRDWSKR; translated from the coding sequence ATGAGAATGTCCTTCGGTCTCGAACAGAAAATGGTCCAGAAGCAGGTTCTGGCCCCACGGATGATTCAATCCATGGAGATCCTGCAACTGCCCGTTCTCGCCTTGCAAGAGAAGATCGAGCAAGAGATGAACGAAAACCCGATGCTCGAAGTCCAAGAACAGGAAGCGAGCGACCTGGACGAAAACCGTCGGGAAGAGCCTGAAGCGCGGGCCGAGTCCGAGCAGGAATTCGTCGTCGAAGAAGGCAAAGACAACGTCGACGATTTCGAACGCCTGCTGGAAATGGACCAGCAATATCCCGATACCTTCGACGAACGCCCGCAACGTTCTTCCGGACAGATGGAAGACGACGCCGAGCGCCGCATGGACGCCCTGGCCAACGTTCAATCGCGCCCGGAAACGCTGCAAGATCATCTCGAACATCAGCTATCGGAACTCAGCATCGAGCCCCAACTGCGCGAATGGTCGGAACGGATTATCTCGTCGCTCGATTCCAACGGCTACCTCACCACCAGTCTCGAAGACTTGATGCCCGCCGATGCCGACGACGAATTAAAAGAGCTGGCCATGGACGCGCTGCATGTCGTGCAATCGCTGGAACCTGCCGGAGTTGGTGCGCGCGATCTGCGGGAATGCTTGCTGCTGCAGATCGACCCTTCGCGGATGTTCTTTGAAGAGCTGCGCGTGCTGATCATGAACCACCTGGAAGACCTGCGCGACAACCGCTTGCCGCAGATCCAAAAGGCAACCGGGTTCTCGATCGAACGTATCCAGGCCGCCTGGAGCGAGCTGCGCCGCCTCGATCCGAAGCCAGGTTCAATCTACAACGACGCCCACGTCGCCAACGTGATTCCTGACCTGATTCTCGACATCGACGAGGAAGGGAACTACGTCGTTCAAGCCGAAGACCGCGACATTCCGCAGCTGCGGATCAGCAACTACTACCGCGAACGCCTTTCCAGCCCGACCGCCACGCGGGAAGAGAAAGAGTTCATCAAACGCAAGCTGAACGCCGCCCAGTGGTTGATCGACGCGATCATCCAGCGGCAAAACACCCTCAGCCGCGTCGCCCAGGCCATTGTCGATTACCAGAAGGACTTCATCGAAAACGGCCCCGAACATATCACGCCGCTGAAGATGCAACAAATCGCCGATCAGGTCGGCGTTCACGTCACCACGGTCAGCCGCGCCGTCGACGATAAATACATCCAAACCCCACGCGGCATCTTCCCCTTGAAACAGTTCTTCGCAGGCGGCACCGTCAACGAAGCTGGCGAAGAAGTCACCTGGGACCAAATCCGCCTCCGCCTGCAAGAAGTGATCGACACCGAAGACAAAGCCAAACCCCTCTCCGACGACGACCTGGTCAAAAAGCTAAAAGACGACGGCCTCAACGTCGCCCGCCGCACCGTGACCAAGTACCGCAAAAAGATGGGAATCCCCAGCAGCCGCCAACGCCGGGATTGGTCTAAGCGGTAA
- a CDS encoding TVP38/TMEM64 family protein: protein MELENELDFEMRDRLAAPEEIDANPWLKTWGFRVALLAVLIGLAGMVYYQFRDYLSLEYLATQENALRDLQAQHPIALYTVVFLIYTLLLAVGVPLCALLTIICGWLFGFIPAILLASFGSTTAGALNFVGCRYFFRNWVERTLGNTLDKFNEQLEESAAFYLFITRLIPQIPFVLVNLLMGLSPISFKTFWWVSQLAMLPALLVFVWIGTTLPNLKTISEEGMSSVLSWQLMLSLAATGLIPLAIRFALNGYQKQAEKKKANQQ, encoded by the coding sequence ATGGAACTTGAAAATGAGCTCGATTTCGAGATGCGCGATCGACTTGCCGCGCCAGAAGAGATTGACGCCAATCCGTGGCTGAAGACGTGGGGATTTCGCGTCGCACTACTCGCCGTCCTAATTGGCCTGGCAGGCATGGTTTACTACCAATTTCGCGATTACTTATCGCTGGAATACCTGGCCACCCAAGAGAACGCCCTGCGCGACCTGCAAGCGCAGCATCCGATAGCGTTGTACACGGTTGTGTTTTTGATTTACACATTGCTGCTGGCCGTTGGCGTTCCCTTGTGCGCTTTGTTAACGATCATTTGCGGCTGGCTGTTTGGTTTCATACCGGCCATCTTGCTGGCTAGTTTTGGTTCAACCACGGCCGGGGCGCTTAATTTCGTGGGCTGCCGCTACTTCTTTCGCAATTGGGTGGAACGAACCCTTGGAAACACGCTCGATAAATTCAACGAGCAGCTCGAAGAAAGTGCTGCTTTCTATTTGTTTATCACGCGTTTGATCCCCCAAATCCCCTTTGTGCTGGTCAACCTTTTGATGGGCCTGTCGCCGATAAGCTTCAAGACGTTTTGGTGGGTAAGCCAACTTGCCATGCTGCCGGCCCTGTTAGTATTCGTGTGGATTGGCACCACGCTGCCCAACCTGAAAACGATTTCAGAAGAAGGGATGTCGTCCGTTCTTTCGTGGCAGTTAATGCTGAGCCTGGCCGCAACCGGCCTGATTCCGCTAGCGATACGCTTCGCCCTGAACGGCTATCAAAAGCAAGCCGAGAAGAAAAAAGCCAACCAGCAATAA
- a CDS encoding acyltransferase family protein, with protein MSWARWSLVAGCFLLLPADFNQLAESALAQQVMLANVYFSYSLDYFAGPAETQPPLHMWSLAVEEQFYLFYPLLLVAFRPLGRRTTFVLLALLALASFALSVWGMTKSPTLTFFLLPTRMWELLAGGLLAFTPLPQRWPSVVREMLAWTGMVAILGSGWFYHPSMVFPGTAALVPVLGAVLVILACGSQRPTSLSQTLSHRSFVFVGLTSYSLYLWHWPILAFMHYLVGAELTWFQTLLAVAGSFAAGVLSWRFVETPFRRNFTQTHVSKTAGTALAASLVMGCLALVVVQTQGLPQRLPPQIREMIPLVMGFEKYIAETEQLKQNQPYLVETAAPRNDRCDLILLGDSHGMMVAPLLEQLSQQYQLNTEFVVKAGVAPLQGVWKAVDSGREGLAWGNAALDYVVSRKPKNVILAGRWSAYIDGPPEATLARYQHILVDEANPTVQGKSALPVFEAAMIRTVAALENAGCQVWIMKQPPEQKLNPHVEIPRACFIGYPIPSGVSWAEHQQRQATANNIIDRLAAASSQIQVLDPAGHCFDAANRSIIGSPEGSFYRDGNHISRLGAQNLIRPAMLPIFEQMQSIRLAEKQDLRPAAQFAR; from the coding sequence TTGTCTTGGGCACGCTGGTCGCTGGTCGCTGGTTGCTTTTTGCTTCTTCCTGCGGATTTCAACCAACTGGCCGAGTCCGCGCTTGCTCAGCAGGTGATGTTGGCGAATGTCTATTTCAGCTATTCCCTCGATTACTTCGCGGGCCCGGCAGAAACGCAACCTCCATTGCATATGTGGTCGTTGGCCGTTGAAGAACAGTTTTACCTCTTTTACCCTTTGTTGCTGGTCGCCTTTCGGCCACTTGGCCGACGGACCACTTTTGTCTTGCTGGCCTTGTTGGCATTGGCGTCTTTCGCGTTGAGCGTTTGGGGCATGACGAAATCGCCCACGCTAACTTTCTTCTTATTACCAACTCGCATGTGGGAACTGCTCGCTGGCGGGCTGTTGGCCTTCACGCCGCTGCCGCAACGTTGGCCCAGCGTGGTTCGTGAAATGTTGGCTTGGACCGGGATGGTTGCGATTTTGGGAAGTGGCTGGTTCTATCATCCCTCGATGGTGTTTCCAGGCACGGCGGCTCTTGTGCCGGTGCTTGGCGCAGTATTGGTTATCTTGGCATGTGGTAGCCAACGTCCGACATCCTTAAGCCAAACGTTATCGCACCGCAGCTTCGTCTTCGTTGGCTTGACTTCGTATTCGCTTTATCTGTGGCATTGGCCCATCTTGGCGTTTATGCATTACCTGGTCGGTGCTGAACTTACCTGGTTCCAAACGCTTTTGGCCGTCGCAGGTAGTTTTGCCGCTGGGGTACTTAGTTGGCGATTCGTCGAGACCCCGTTCCGCCGGAACTTCACGCAAACGCACGTCAGCAAAACTGCTGGTACCGCGTTGGCGGCTTCGCTTGTGATGGGCTGCTTGGCGTTGGTGGTAGTGCAAACTCAAGGACTGCCGCAAAGATTGCCGCCGCAAATTCGTGAAATGATTCCGCTCGTCATGGGATTCGAGAAATACATAGCCGAGACCGAGCAATTGAAACAGAACCAGCCTTACCTGGTTGAAACGGCTGCCCCACGTAACGATCGGTGCGATTTGATTTTGCTGGGCGATAGTCACGGCATGATGGTCGCACCGCTGCTCGAACAGCTCAGCCAACAATACCAGCTTAACACCGAGTTCGTCGTTAAGGCTGGCGTCGCGCCTTTGCAAGGGGTTTGGAAAGCTGTCGATAGCGGGCGTGAAGGATTGGCCTGGGGGAATGCGGCGCTCGATTACGTTGTCTCGCGAAAACCAAAGAACGTGATCCTCGCGGGACGTTGGTCCGCCTATATCGACGGCCCGCCAGAAGCCACGCTCGCACGTTACCAACACATCCTGGTAGACGAAGCGAACCCCACCGTGCAAGGGAAATCGGCCCTACCTGTCTTCGAGGCGGCCATGATACGAACGGTTGCTGCCCTCGAAAACGCTGGCTGTCAGGTTTGGATCATGAAACAACCTCCTGAGCAAAAGCTCAATCCTCACGTCGAAATACCCCGTGCTTGTTTTATTGGTTACCCCATTCCCAGCGGCGTTTCCTGGGCAGAACACCAACAACGTCAGGCCACCGCCAACAACATCATCGATCGCCTCGCTGCCGCCAGCAGCCAGATTCAAGTTCTCGATCCCGCTGGCCATTGCTTTGATGCCGCGAACCGATCGATCATCGGTTCGCCGGAAGGTTCTTTCTATCGAGATGGGAACCATATCTCGCGGCTGGGCGCTCAGAATCTGATTCGACCTGCTATGCTCCCCATCTTCGAGCAAATGCAATCAATTCGGCTGGCCGAAAAACAAGACCTGCGGCCAGCGGCGCAGTTCGCCCGCTAA